The window TGGCAGATCTGAGACAAAGACGCGAAGAACTGGATCTTCTTGAAAAAGATATGCTTGCACTGCACGAATATCTCCAAAAAAGACAAAAAGATCTCTCAGACAAAAATAAAGGAGCCGAAAATGTTTGATTATCTGTTGGACGACAGGGCAATTCAGCTTAGAGACGAAATAAGGAGCTTTGTCAAGAGCGTACCTCGCCAGATGATTCTTGACATGGACAGTGAAAAGATAAGCTTCCCCAAGGACTTTCTCAGCGAATGCGGCAAAAGAAACTTCTTTGGCTGCAGATACCCGGTGGAGCTTGGAGGAAGGGGCCTTGATTGGGCATCCACTTCAATGGTCATGGAGGAAATTGGAGTACTTGGATATATAGTTGCCTGCGTTTTCGGAGTCGGAGCCGAACTTGTATGTGATGCAATAATTCTGCATGGCACGGATAACCAAAAAGAAAAATATGTGAAACCTCTTCTTAAAGGTGAAATATTTGCTGCGGAATGTTTGACCGAGCCACGAGGAGGATCTGACTTTTTCGGAGCCACAACAACCGCAGTTGACAAGGGAGACCATTTTATCCTGAACGGCCAGAAACGCTTCATTGTGGGAGGCGAAGGAGCTGACTATTTTCTTGTTTACGCCAAAACAAATCCTGATGCCCCTGCCCATGAATCCATGACCTGCTTCATAGTTGACAAAGGCCAGGGGGTTACTTCAAAGTATCTTTATGGCCTCATGGGTTGCAGAGGCGGCGGTGCATCAAGGCTGATTTTCAAAGACGTAAAAGTCCCTAAGGAAAATGTACTTGGCAGGGTGAACGGAGCACTTGATGTATTTATGACCATGATGATCCCTGAGAGGCTGGGAACAGCAGCCATGACAATCGGAGCTGCAAGACCGGCCCTTGAGATAGCAACAGGATATACTTCAAGGAGAAAGGCTTTTGGCAAGACGATTAACAGATTCCAGGGCGTAAGCTTCCAAATCGCAGAAGCCGCGACGCTCTTGGACGCTTCAAGAAGCATGATTTACACAACAGCTAAAGCCGTAGACTGCAAGATCGACCCCGCGAGAATAAGAAGAATGGTTTCAGAAACAAAAAAATTCGTCACTGAATCCTGCCAAAAGGTTGTGCATAATTCCATGCAGGTAATGGGCGGAATAGCATATACGAATGTCTATCCGATTGAAAGAATACACAGAGACATCAGACTTGCGTCGATATGGACAGGCACAAACGAAGTGATGTCCATGATCACAGCAAGTGAATGGTACGGCGAATATAATCAGATCAAAAAATCAGGAATTACAAGAGACTGTGAAAATGATGCGGTTGAAGCATTTGCTGAAGAGGAAAAAATATTCGAATAAGTCAGTTGATGGACGAAATAAAAAAGCCGTGCTTGCACACGGCTTTTTAATCTCTATAAACTCAAAAAGAACTATCTTGCCATTTTTTTTCAAAAAAGCGTCTTTTTAGAACCGAAATGACGACAATCCGAGTTGTTGCGTTTTCATCAAAAATCATACCCCCTTTGTTACTGGGCTTGGAGTCATATCTCATATATCAGTTTATAGGCAGCCTTGGCTCCAGGAGGAACCTTATCAATTTTCTCAAGCTTAATGCAGGGCATGTCTCCTATTTCTTCTGCGACAGAATCTGTCACCAGAATTTCCCAGGCCCTTGCGACATCCTCGCCAAGCTTGCTTGCCGCATTAACTTCCTGGCCAAAAACATCCCGGCTCCCTATTGTAAGAACCTTTCCATAACCAATACCAGCACACAAAAGAATTTTTTCCTCATCAGCCTTGTCTTTGTTATATTCCTTTGCTGCATACTGCATTGAAATTGCACATTCGACAGCTTTCCTGGGTCTTTTGAAAAGAATCAGCATGCTGTCCCCTTCCACCTTGAAAAGCACCCCATCATGGGCATCTATGCATGGCTCGAAAATTTTCTGGGACTCTAAAATATTCTGAAGAAAATGAATAATACCAAATTCTGCCACATATCTTGAAAAGCCTGCCAGATCTGTAAAAAGAATGGACCAGTTAGCCCCAAAAATATCCCATATTCTGGCGTCTATCTTTTCCTTGTCGGCACCAGGCTTGAGCCGCTCTTCAATCAATGATTCCAGGCGCTGGAGATAACCATTCGGATGAATTTTATTCATATGATGCATTTCCCCTCCTTCTTGACCGGGCTCATGATGTTATTTTAAATATTGCAGAAAGTCCGATTAAAGTCATTCCGGCGCAGGCCGGAATCCAGAAGAGCCTGGACAGACTGATTGCCGGATCAAGGCCAGCATGACGATGATTCCTTTTTTTTGACTTTTTGCGAGACCAGGAAATTTGGAATGTGACTGATATCTTCATATTCCGTCAAGGCACTTCTTTATCCTTTCATCGAGTGACGACATGAAGGCCTCGACCGACTCAGTATACGCTCCTGAAATTCCAAGTTTCTTATTGATATCTGCGTGCGTCATAGCCTGTTCTGAAATCTCGATCCTGATCCCAAGGGAAATTCCTTTTTCTGCAAAATTCCTTGCCTGGGTGCATGGTGAGTCTGGGCGTATGCTTGAACACACTGCAAAAAAAGGGTTTGCTCCCTCAGAGAGCATATGCACAGGAGACGCTGTTTTCCATAACGCAGGATCTTTACCGAAAGCCTTGTCGTAAAACCTGTAATGCTTTGACATCATAGTTTCGGAAATGTCATATGCAGCGCTGTCAAGGGATACTGTTCCAAGCCATGGTTTTGCTCCGGCCTTTTTAGCTTTTTGAGGATCTGCCGAAACAAGTGAAACAAGATGAGCCCCTGCTGAATGCCCCATCAATATAAATTTTGACGGATCGCCGCCCCATTTTTCAGCGTCTTTCTGGGCCTTTTTAATTGCAAGGATAACGTCATCTTCCTGTATCAAGGGATTCGCGTCGGGCAGGAGTCTGTAATTGGCCGATATAAAAATAATTCCCTTTGGAACCCAACGCGCCACCTTGTTTTCCACAACTCCGCTTGCAGCCTTGTCACCTGTACGCCAGGCTCCGCCGTGAACCATAAATATCACAGGCGCGTCCTTTGCCTTTTCAGGAATATAAATATCCATCCGCTGCTTTCCGTCGGAACCATATGGAACATCTCTGATGAGCCTCACACCCTGGGGAAGATTGATTTTACCATAGGTCAAATTCTCATCGTTTCCAAGATCATCATGATTATCCTGCGCCCTTTTCTCAGCTATCCAGTTTCTTATAGGGCC is drawn from Desulforegula conservatrix Mb1Pa and contains these coding sequences:
- a CDS encoding acyl-CoA dehydrogenase family protein, with product MFDYLLDDRAIQLRDEIRSFVKSVPRQMILDMDSEKISFPKDFLSECGKRNFFGCRYPVELGGRGLDWASTSMVMEEIGVLGYIVACVFGVGAELVCDAIILHGTDNQKEKYVKPLLKGEIFAAECLTEPRGGSDFFGATTTAVDKGDHFILNGQKRFIVGGEGADYFLVYAKTNPDAPAHESMTCFIVDKGQGVTSKYLYGLMGCRGGGASRLIFKDVKVPKENVLGRVNGALDVFMTMMIPERLGTAAMTIGAARPALEIATGYTSRRKAFGKTINRFQGVSFQIAEAATLLDASRSMIYTTAKAVDCKIDPARIRRMVSETKKFVTESCQKVVHNSMQVMGGIAYTNVYPIERIHRDIRLASIWTGTNEVMSMITASEWYGEYNQIKKSGITRDCENDAVEAFAEEEKIFE
- a CDS encoding alpha/beta hydrolase, whose protein sequence is MKFFRFILVLCLLVTMTNVSFAGPIRNWIAEKRAQDNHDDLGNDENLTYGKINLPQGVRLIRDVPYGSDGKQRMDIYIPEKAKDAPVIFMVHGGAWRTGDKAASGVVENKVARWVPKGIIFISANYRLLPDANPLIQEDDVILAIKKAQKDAEKWGGDPSKFILMGHSAGAHLVSLVSADPQKAKKAGAKPWLGTVSLDSAAYDISETMMSKHYRFYDKAFGKDPALWKTASPVHMLSEGANPFFAVCSSIRPDSPCTQARNFAEKGISLGIRIEISEQAMTHADINKKLGISGAYTESVEAFMSSLDERIKKCLDGI
- a CDS encoding adenylate/guanylate cyclase domain-containing protein produces the protein MHHMNKIHPNGYLQRLESLIEERLKPGADKEKIDARIWDIFGANWSILFTDLAGFSRYVAEFGIIHFLQNILESQKIFEPCIDAHDGVLFKVEGDSMLILFKRPRKAVECAISMQYAAKEYNKDKADEEKILLCAGIGYGKVLTIGSRDVFGQEVNAASKLGEDVARAWEILVTDSVAEEIGDMPCIKLEKIDKVPPGAKAAYKLIYEI